The genome window TTTCCGGCAGTTCTTTTACCTGATTGAAACCCATCCACCAAGCGTAGGGTCTATCCGCATCCATTTTCCCGGCAAATGTACCCGGAGCGGGGATCAGACTCATCTGCAGGATACCCTCCGTGGGGTGTGAGCCATCCAGGACAATCAGCTTTTGGGTGAGCTGGGGATAATTAAAGGCAAAACTTATGGCGACCATACCACCGATGTCGTGACCCATTATGTACGCTTTTGTCAAGCCCAGTTGCTCCAGCAAGGCCGCAATATCGGCGGCCATTGTTTTCTTATCGTAGCCGGATTGGGGTTTCTCCGAGCTACCCATCCCTCGGAGATCCACAATAAGGACACGGTACGTTTTGGCCAGCTTCAGGGCAACCGGCTTGTACGAAAACCAGGTCTGCGGCCAGCCCGGCAAGCAAACCAATGGCGTGCCCGTCCCCCCTTCGACATAATGGAGCCGTACGCCATTCAAGGTGGCATACTGATTCGTAAAGCCCGGAAAGTGGCTAAGTAAGTCCTCGTCAGAATATAGATTCTGATCTATCCCTAGGTTCTCGTTGTGCTGAGTCATTGCTTCTTGTTTTAGCGACTCAAAACTACCAGGGGTATCGGCTGATGAAACTACCAAATGGTAGGGAATGCCAATCAGCGAATTTTTTTTCGGATTCGGCTTAAGGCATTAGGGGTAATGCCAAGTACAGCGGCTATCTGCTTGACGGGCGCTTTTTGGATGAGCTGGGAATTCTTCAGGAAGTTCAGATACCGTTCCTCAGCCGACAGCGTTTGGAAATTCATAATCTGGTCGATCATTCGGATAGTGGTAGCCTCCCATAGTTTACGGCCGAATTCTTCCCAGGCTGCCACCTGACCGTATAAAAAGTCCATGTCCTTTTTGTCGATCACGATCAGCCTCGTTTCTTCGATCGCTTCAATGTTGAATCGGGAGGGTGCCTGGGGATGGAGGCTTGAGATTTCCGTGAAAAACTCATTCTCAAACATCACCCAAGTAGTGTTCTCTTGGGCAAGAGCTTGGTAGAAAAACCGGACGCCCCCTGACACGATGAAGAAGTATTGATTGGCAATTTGTCCCTTTCTCAACAGCAGCTTACCCTTAGCAATTTGTCTTTCGCGGCATCGGGACAGCACGAGTTGCAGGTCCCGCTCATCGATCCAGATAAGGCCTTTGATAAATCGAATTAACTCGTCCATTGCGCCTGTTTACGACTTCTTGTGGCAGGGAAGTGTCTAAAAGGCAAAAGTAGTCGTTCTTGGATACATTTTTGACTTATCGCTTAAAACGCTGGTAATAGGGCGCAGGGAGTCGTATCCGGCGTCCTCAGCTACCAGGTAAATCCGCTAAAA of Spirosoma rhododendri contains these proteins:
- a CDS encoding alpha/beta fold hydrolase; the encoded protein is MTQHNENLGIDQNLYSDEDLLSHFPGFTNQYATLNGVRLHYVEGGTGTPLVCLPGWPQTWFSYKPVALKLAKTYRVLIVDLRGMGSSEKPQSGYDKKTMAADIAALLEQLGLTKAYIMGHDIGGMVAISFAFNYPQLTQKLIVLDGSHPTEGILQMSLIPAPGTFAGKMDADRPYAWWMGFNQVKELPEKLLAGRFQYLLDWLFQYVMLDDSKMSSLERAVYAGSYNDAESIRAANAWYQTFQQDIDDAKTYPPLAMPVLGIGSYVSYSYMKMGLPYVAKDLRLVGILDSGHYLFEEQPEQVLDAVLSFLA
- a CDS encoding Crp/Fnr family transcriptional regulator; translated protein: MDELIRFIKGLIWIDERDLQLVLSRCRERQIAKGKLLLRKGQIANQYFFIVSGGVRFFYQALAQENTTWVMFENEFFTEISSLHPQAPSRFNIEAIEETRLIVIDKKDMDFLYGQVAAWEEFGRKLWEATTIRMIDQIMNFQTLSAEERYLNFLKNSQLIQKAPVKQIAAVLGITPNALSRIRKKIR